ctaccaatgcaataatgaatgggtacacatgaacatatgaattaggaaacgtctgctcgttttcagccccaacctggatcagctgctgtgtcctcctgtgtcctcctgtctcctcctgtgtcctcctgtgtcctcctgtgtgagacaggggcggtatatgttaagcacgtagcgatgtatcatagaccgttaatatatatctagctatacaatctatgcgatctatacagtccattcaaggccagaaatatgtgggactgttcaacgttagcgttagcgattagcgttagcgattagcgttagcgattagcgttagcattgcaagctagcgatttttaaaaagtttcagttaggaacatgggtacacatttacaggactgcatagaccacaaaaaacaagactgtcgtaactttttaatcaattatttaaacctgaaagtacttacattcatgtgtctctctggttgatgcagcagccacacactgcctgtgtgttttctagtgaggtcgcgtccacactagatccgtaggggtatacagcccttgatccatgccctacccctagctcgtaatacgtattgggaccggcactaggtgccgcgtgaacgcgcaaaagtaggggaagggccaaggggtaggggtaaggggaaggaatgggattcagcctaagtccTTAGCATCTTGGAGGCTGCTGGTCACActaagtgacgcatgcgcaactcaaacctgcgctcgactcacatcggggagtgacagacGGTCAAAGGACAGTTTCTGCGTCTCCCGGGCTGCCTTCAGTAGTTACAAGTATATTTTGAAGCGAAGACATGGAAAAATACTCCCATCTAGTGTCTAATTAAAGGcatctcactctcacacacacatagacacactctcacacacacactcactctctctcacacacacacacactcacacacacacacacacacacacacagcttttcaCTGTTTGAATCAACgatatatataaaacaaattataaataCATTGTTAACTTACTGTAGATGATGTTGTAGAAgacttattatattattgattatattttgAAGCGAACACATGGAAACACTCCCATCTAGTGTTTAATTAAAGGcatctcactctcacacactcacacacacaaacacacacacacacacacactctctcacacactctcacacacacacacacacactctcacacacacacacacactcactcactctctcacacacacactctctctcacacacacacactgtctctcacacacacacacacacactcactcactcactctctcacacactccactctcactctctcacacactcactctctcacacacacactctcacacacacaccacaccacactcactatcacacacactctcacacacaaacacaacacacacactctctcacacacacacacacacacactctctctcacacacactcactcacacactcactcactcactctcacacactctcacacacacacacacactctccacacacacacacactcactcactctctcacacactcactctcacacacacacactctcacacacaaacacacactcactcactctcacacacacacacacacactcactctctctcacacacactctcactcacactctctctctctctctcacacacacacactcactctctctctcactcacactctctctctctctcacacacacacacactcactcactctcacacacacactctctctctctctcacacacacttcaagAGGCTTTTCAATGTTAGAATcaacaagaaataaaatcaGATCATTAACTTACTGTAGATGATCTTGTAGAAGACTTTACCAAAAATCAACggtggaatgtaactgagtacatttactgctgtacttcagtccaaatgttgtacttgtactttactcaaGTTCTTAGcaggtactttatgtagtactacATGAAGTATgtagtactacataaagtacattttagcaggtaccagggagtTTTTAATCATAATGGAAACCCAAAAGAGGCGAGtagagtagataccacgcagaggaaaaacaccaaaaccttCAATTCATAATAAGTAGGGCACCAGAgatttttgggaatttatggtcaatgaagctcattttataggaaattatacctaatgtttgagttagaaaagcagaaatgatgaattattgagactaaaattaaaggaatggatgttgatgataatcacagactggaatatgtcaacttttactcaatactatttcaacaacacttccatttgttttacaatgctataaaatagaataagacccaaaattaatgaaagtagagatttgtacttggcaaagagcgttggaatcaatcatgttattttggggaattaaaaaggacattgatataggacaacatgaggacaacatgaggacaacatgaggacaacatgaggacaacatgaagacaacatgaagacaacatgaggacaacatgagggcaacatggggacaacatgaagacaacatgaggacaacatgaggacaacatgaggacaacatgaggacaacatgaagacaacatgaagacaacatgaggacaacatgaggacaacatgaggacaacatgaagacaacatgaggacaacatgaggacaacatgaagacaacatgagggcaacatgaagacaacatgaggacaacatgaggacaacatgaggcaacatgaagacaacatggggacaacaagagggcaacatgagggcaacatgaagacaacatgaagacaacatggggacaacatggagacaacatggggacaacatggggacaacatggggacaacatgggacaacatgaagacaacatgaagacaacatggggacaacatggggacaacatgaggacaacatgaagacaacatgaagacaacatgaagacaacatgaagacaacatgagggcaacatgaagacaacatgaagacaacatgagggcaacatggggacaacatggggacaacatggggacaacatggggacaacatggagacaacatggggacaacatgaggacaacatgaagacaacatgggggcaacatgaggacaacatgaagacaacatgaagacaacatgaagacaacatgagggcaacatgaagacaacatgggggcaacatgaagacaacatgaggacaacatggggacaacatggggacaacatggggacaacatgaggacaacatggggacaacacgAAGTTAATTACAATTAacgaagttaataagttagcgttacgtagtgttgaaaacattaaaaaaagtgacaaacattgaataaaaagggacaaaaacgtaagaaaaagtcaaaaacatcgataaaaagcatcaacaaaagtgttgattttcgacgtcgacgggaagacaacaccatccacattactgatgatatTAATCTTAATATTTATTTCTCAATATTTATACAACTTATCTACGCGTGAAGATATTTCGTCAAAGCATCTGATGTCAACACAGCGTCGATATCCAGGTATTTGGTCCAGAAGATTTCGATGTCTGATTTTCAGACGTCGGCCTCATGTCCCGCTGGAATAAAAGATGAAAGGGTCCCATCGCTGctccacacagccacacacacacattatcccAAAATACAGTAAGGTGCGCttgatttaaacaaaaacacgtgAGAGGAGACCAGGCGGCGCCCCTTCTTCAGAGCCCGGGACGGGGTTCCCCGATCCCGAATATATCTCGAAAAGACGAAGGAAACCGTCCCGGGGAACGAGGTCGTCCGACGTTGAGCTATGAAACCAAGGAGAGAAGTTCTGCCTCGACGTGATTGGCAGACGGACGGGGGGAGGCGGGACCTGCGGGCGGATGTATCGTGTCATTGGACGACCTCGAAGTAGTGCAGGATGGCCATGATGTGCTGCGGCATGAAGACGTAGCCGGTGTAGACGGCCATGCCGGCCACCGAGACCAGCAGGGAGTCTGGAGCAGGGGCGTCAAGGAGGACGTAAAAACCAAATgaggaaatgtaaaaaatctactaaataaatatatggaaaaataaaataggtaaatgtaaaaaatatactaaataaatacatgaaaaaataaaatagggaaatgtaaaaaatatactaaataaatacatgaaaaaataaaatagatagatgtaaaaaaatctactaaataaatacatgaaaaaataaaacagatagatgtaaaaaaatctactaaataaatacatgaaaaaataaaataggtaaatgtaaaaaatatactaaataaatacatgaaaaaataaaatagatagatgtaaaaaaatctactaaataaatatatgaaaagataaataaggaaatgtaaaaaaatatactaaataaatatatgaaaaaataaaatagggatatgtaaaaaatatatgaaaaaataaataggaaatgtaaaaatatactaaatatgaaaaaataaaatagggaaatgtaaaaaatatactaaataaatatatgaaaaaataaaataagtaatgtaaaaaaaatactaaaaaatatatgaaaaaataaaatagggaaatgtaaaaaatatactaaataaatatatgaaaaaataaaataaggaaatgtaaaaaatctactaaataaatacatgaaaaaataaaataggtaaatgtaaaaaaatctactaaataaatacatgacaaaataaaatagggaaatgtaaaaaatatactaaataaatatatgaaaaaataaaataaggaaatgtaaaaaatctactaaataaatacatgaaaaataaaaataggtaaatgtaaaaaatctaCTAAATAAATctataaacattaaaataagtaaatgtaaaaaatctactaaataaatataggaaaaaataaaataaggaaatgtaaaaaatatactaaataatatatgaaaaaataaaataggtaaatgtaaaaatatactaaatatatgaaaaaaataaaataggtaaatgtaaaaaatatactaaataaatatatgaaaaaataaaataagtaaatgtaaaaaatctactaaataaatatataaaaaataaataggtaaatgtaaaaaatctaCTAATAAATataggaaaaataaaataggtaaatgtaaaaaatctaataaataaatatatgaaaaaataaaataagtaaatgtaaaaaatataataaataaaatataaaaaataaaaaggtaaatgtaaaaatctactaaataaatatatgaaaaataaaataaggaaatgtaaaaaatctactaataaatatatgacaaataaaataggtaaatgtaaaaaatctactaaataaatatatgaaaaaataaaataagtacaTGTAAAAAATctactaaataaatatatgaaaaataaaataaggaaaaatgtacaaaatctactaaataaatatatgaaaaaataaaataagtaaatgtaaaaaatctactaaataaatatataaaaaataaaataggtaaatgtaaaaaaatctaataaataaatatatgaaaaaataaaataagtaaatgtaaaaaatataataaataatatataaaaaaataaaataggtaaatgtaaaaaatataataaatatatgaaaaataaaataagtaaatgtaaaaaatctactaaataaaatatataaaaaataaaatagataaatgtaaaaatatactaaataaatataggaaaaaataaaataaggaaatgtaaaaaatctactaaatatatgaaaaataaaataaggaaatgtaaaaaatatactaaataatgtaaaaaaatataataaatatatgaaaaaataaaattaggaaatgtaaaaaatactaaataaatatatgaaaaaataaaataggtaaatgtaaaaaaatatactaaataaatatatgaaaaataaaataaggaatgtaaaaaatactaaataaatatatggaaaaataaaataggtaaatgtaaaaaatctaataaataaatatatgaaaaaaataaaataagtaaatgtaaaaaataaaataaatatataaaaataaaataggtaaatgtaaaaaatataataaatatatgaaaaaataaaataagtaaatgtaaaaaatctactaaataatatataaaaataaaatagataaatgtaaacaatatactaaataaatataggaaaaaataaaataaggaaatgtaaaaaatctactaaatatatgaaaaataaaataaggaaatgtaaaaaatatactaaataaatgtaaatgtaaaaaatataataaatatatgaaaaaataaaataggtaaatgtaaaaaatatactaaataaatatatgaaaaataaaataaggaaatgtaaaaaatatactaaataaatatatgaaaaaaatgttgtccGGTGATACCTGCTTGCATTGTGTTCTGTGGATTATCAAGAGACACCAGGACATCGGAGACGTTCACGTGCACTCGGGTTACTATGGTTACGCAGGTGACCTCGCGCTCACCTGCACCGGAGTCACCTGGTTACAGTGAACCTGAGCACGGAGAGTTTCCAGATTGTCATTTCCCCAACActgctgttgtccttgggtcaaatttgaggtttttttttttttttaaatcagaaatataagtttctttcaaccaaatgtcCCTAAAAATAACATTCAGCACTAAGAGAAATATATATGATCACAGATCAAAATCTGTGATAATACATAAACATCTGCTCCTCAGTATGTATGTACTAGTACTACAATATTGACTAATGTTACCCAA
The sequence above is drawn from the Etheostoma spectabile isolate EspeVRDwgs_2016 unplaced genomic scaffold, UIUC_Espe_1.0 scaffold00016215, whole genome shotgun sequence genome and encodes:
- the sptssa gene encoding serine palmitoyltransferase small subunit A (The sequence of the model RefSeq protein was modified relative to this genomic sequence to represent the inferred CDS: added 24 bases not found in genome assembly), with translation MALGDCWKQLSWFYYQYLLVTALYMLEPWERTVFNSLLVSVAGMAVYTGYVFMPQHIMAILHYFEVVQ